A single genomic interval of Arthrobacter globiformis harbors:
- a CDS encoding sugar-binding transcriptional regulator, producing the protein MPRPRHSEALRAAQLYYMQDLTMDAIARELRTSRSTVSRLLSTARESGLVQIQIRSPLDTGPELERLIRAHYKVDVHVVPVLDTLNEAETLDRVAMQAARTIGPLVDSNAIIGVAWGSTLSAVSRHLTRKITHDSVVVQLNGAGNMQTTGITYASDIMRRFGSAYGARVEQFPVPAFFDHAATKTAMWNERSVQRILDLQSRMSIAIFGVGSVDADYPSHVYAGGYLDEDDLVTLAKSDVVGDVATVFFRGDGSSDGITLNERSTGPSLDQLRQVRRRICVVSGASKINGLRGALVAGLATDLILDEASARRLVSFENGN; encoded by the coding sequence ATGCCCCGGCCCCGACATTCCGAAGCGCTTCGCGCCGCACAGCTGTACTACATGCAGGACCTCACCATGGACGCCATCGCCCGGGAATTGCGGACTTCCCGCTCCACGGTTTCCCGGCTGCTTTCAACGGCGCGGGAGTCGGGTCTGGTGCAGATCCAGATCCGCAGTCCCCTGGACACAGGGCCGGAATTGGAGCGGTTGATTCGGGCGCATTACAAGGTGGATGTGCACGTGGTGCCCGTCCTGGACACCCTGAATGAGGCGGAGACGCTCGACCGCGTGGCCATGCAGGCAGCGCGCACCATCGGACCGCTCGTGGACTCGAACGCGATCATCGGCGTGGCTTGGGGCTCGACCCTCAGCGCGGTGAGCCGGCACCTGACCCGCAAGATCACGCACGACAGCGTGGTGGTGCAGCTGAACGGGGCGGGCAACATGCAGACCACCGGCATCACCTACGCCAGTGACATCATGCGGCGCTTCGGCAGCGCCTACGGGGCACGGGTTGAACAGTTTCCCGTGCCGGCCTTCTTCGACCATGCCGCTACGAAGACCGCGATGTGGAATGAGCGGAGCGTTCAGCGCATCCTCGACCTGCAGTCCCGTATGAGCATTGCGATCTTCGGCGTGGGTTCGGTGGATGCCGACTACCCCAGCCACGTGTACGCCGGCGGCTACCTCGACGAGGATGATCTGGTCACATTGGCGAAGTCGGACGTCGTCGGCGACGTGGCCACGGTCTTCTTCCGTGGCGACGGCTCCTCTGACGGCATCACGCTGAATGAACGCTCCACCGGACCTTCGCTGGACCAACTCCGTCAGGTGCGCCGGCGGATCTGCGTGGTGTCCGGCGCGTCCAAGATCAACGGGCTTCGGGGGGCGCTGGTGGCCGGGCTGGCCACAGA